One window from the genome of Diabrotica virgifera virgifera chromosome 6, PGI_DIABVI_V3a encodes:
- the LOC126886756 gene encoding uncharacterized protein LOC126886756, which produces MIIFLLVFEMVVASRMFLQGQEEDVQTRVSLSECIVEACKKYFNEPFQVISYMLPTADMQNHVASYFVITHQVLRALESEARWNIMIKSLIGKAYPFKFVTKTTGYIMQIRGSGEVANSLKILKKILDWNPHAKFIVVSTTAFDDPVQVATDMTNDMMKYQILNGVIMLSNPENRSVFNVYSWEPYSNRSCGDNYEHTSIDRCSYGNTESDVSWFTNKFPTDFYNCTLKVLYTRWAPFVTIDNPRFKKSSSTDAQGIEVNVINMISEILNLFAVYQEDDLDGYGTVYDNGTTTGGFTLLSNNEADVMIGGYDKSFGKMFYMDTSKTYIQDTLIWCVSHERTDQGLRPMVVILSVEVWIAFGTVFFVTTLVLWCLSKKSTTESSTYKDLTKCFLTTFLVVIGFGANDLPRAGLIRYFMGLFIVFNLFINIIYTSYLTSSLSSQSFGEKFSKMEDIYKYKLTTYFLRDTERYFSPYTKDEDNYIQSVPIRTILDNWRTCVNISYCFEQILEGNHNAFCVTELHKEYIFSGSGELSQSKEKPYCLNKPVIKIPVNIVMRKGFNLYNVFQSYLDRITSAGFITKWKKDILYRKYEKSSSNAKLITFGNLVLVFQFVAFVQLLSIIVFIAELVFYKSSHDISACLATH; this is translated from the coding sequence ATGATTATTTTCTTGTTAGTCTTTGAAATGGTAGTAGCGAGCCGAATGTTTCTTCAAGGGCAAGAAGAAGATGTTCAAACTAGAGTTTCTTTAAGTGAGTGTATTGTAGAAgcttgcaaaaaatattttaacgaaCCCTTCCAGGTTATAAGTTACATGCTACCTACAGCTGACATGCAAAATCATGTTGCGTCTTATTTTGTCATAACTCATCAGGTTCTGAGAGCGTTGGAAAGTGAAGCACGATGGAATATCATGATTAAAAGCTTGATTGGAAAAGCTTATCCGTTTAAGTTTGTTACCAAAACCACCGGGTACATCATGCAAATTAGAGGAAGTGGTGAAGTTGCTAATAGTCTAAagatacttaaaaaaatattggatTGGAACCCCCACGCTAAGTTTATCGTGGTCTCCACTACTGCATTTGACGATCCAGTTCAAGTAGCTACAGACATGACGAATGACATGATGAAGTACCAGATTCTAAACGGCGTAATTATGCTCTCTAATCCAGAAAATAGATCTGTTTTCAATGTTTACTCCTGGGAGCCATACAGTAACAGAAGTTGTGGTGACAATTATGAGCACACGTCCATTGATCGTTGTTCGTATGGAAACACTGAAAGTGACGTATCTTGGTTCACCAACAAATTCCCTACAGACTTTTATAACTGTACTCTTAAGGTTCTTTATACCAGATGGGCACCATTCGTAACCATAGACAATCCAAGGTTCAAAAAATCCAGCTCCACTGATGCTCAAGGTATCGAAGTCAATGTAATTAATATGATATCTGAAATCTTGAACCTATTTGCAGTATACCAAGAAGATGATCTGGACGGCTATGGTACTGTGTACGATAATGGTACTACTACAGGAGGATTTACTCTCTTGAGTAATAACGAAGCCGACGTTATGATCGGAGGGTATGATAAAAGTTTtggaaaaatgttctatatggatACCAGCAAAACTTATATACAGGATACTTTGATTTGGTGCGTTTCTCACGAACGTACCGACCAAGGATTGAGGCCGATGGTAGTAATCTTGTCCGTAGAAGTGTGGATAGCCTTCGGGACAGTATTTTTTGTTACCACTTTGGTGCTGTGGTGTCTAAGTAAAAAAAGTACCACTGAGTCTTCAACTTACAAAGATTTAACCAAGTGTTTTTTGACGACTTTTTTGGTTGTCATTGGATTTGGAGCAAATGATCTACCCAGAGCAGGACTAATTAGGTACTTTATGGGTCTTTTTATAGTATTCAATCTATTCATAAATATTATCTACACAAGCTATCTAACCAGTAGTCTATCCAGTCAGAGTTTCGGAGAAAAATTTAGCAAAATGGAAGACATATACAAATATAAATTAACTACTTACTTTTTGCGAGATACAGAAAGGTACTTCTCACCGTATACAAAAGATGAAGACAACTATATTCAATCAGTACCAATCAGAACTATTCTAGACAACTGGAGAACCTGCGTGAACATATCGTATTGCTTCGAACAGATTTTAGAAGGGAACCATAATGCTTTTTGTGTAACTGAACTTCACAAAGAGTATATCTTTAGTGGATCCGGAGAGCTATCTCAGAGCAAGGAAAAACCATACTGTTTGAACAAACCGGTGATCAAAATACCTGTCAACATAGTAATGAGAAAAGGGTTTAACCTTTATAACGTATTCCAGTCATACCTGGATAGAATCACCAGTGCTGGGTTTATTACCAAGTGGAAAAAGGATATTTTGTACCGGAAGTATGAAAAGAGTTCTTCGAATGCCAAGCTCATAACGTTTGGCAACTTAGTTTTGGTTTTCCAGTTTGTTGCATTTGTGCAGCTTCTATCTATAATAGTTTTTATTGCAGAATTGGTGTTTTATAAAAGCAGTCATGATATTTCGGCTTGCCTGGCCACTCATTAG